A single genomic interval of Picosynechococcus sp. PCC 7003 harbors:
- a CDS encoding AarF/ABC1/UbiB kinase family protein gives MSALSSQANSRVSNPNAIPAPRLERAKSTYRWNRGNYSKNRRRFDIWVFVLTLIFKLIRNGKKWTYAGGFTEEKLAARQKIQAQWIKDSLLELGPTFIKVGQLFSTRADLFPEAYVHELSKLQDRVPAFSYEQTKQIIEADLGKPINVLFRSFDPVPLAAASLGQVHKAQLHSGEEVVVKVQRPGLKQLFTIDLAILKKIAWYFQNHPRWGKNRDWLGIYAECCRILWQEVDYLQEGRSADTFRRNFRGIDWVKVPKVYWRYASPRVLTLEYVPGIKISHYEALEAAGLERKKLAKLSARAYLQQLLNDGFFHADPHPGNLAVSPDGSLIFYDFGMMGEIKANVKAGLMETMLGITEKNADRVMNSLVTLGALEATGDLAPVRRSIQFMLDNFMDKPFEAQSITAISDDLYEIAYDQPFRFPATFTFVMRAFSTLEGVGKGLDPEFNFMAVAQPFALQVMSENLPSGSNIIDQLGRQAAQLSTSTFGLPRRIEDTIDKLDRGDIRIRVRAQESDRLLRKLGGMQLATNYTLIFCALILSATLLFVNGSFIPTAVVGAIALVPGWALWRLLKKLDRYDRKF, from the coding sequence GTGTCTGCTCTGTCTTCCCAAGCCAATTCCAGGGTCTCTAATCCCAACGCTATCCCAGCACCGCGCCTAGAGCGGGCTAAATCTACCTATCGCTGGAACCGTGGGAACTACTCCAAAAATCGGCGACGGTTCGACATTTGGGTGTTCGTGCTCACCCTGATCTTTAAACTGATCCGTAACGGCAAGAAATGGACCTATGCCGGTGGTTTTACCGAAGAAAAACTCGCCGCCCGGCAAAAAATCCAAGCCCAGTGGATCAAAGATAGCCTCCTCGAATTGGGGCCTACTTTCATTAAAGTTGGTCAACTCTTTTCCACCCGCGCCGATCTGTTTCCTGAAGCATACGTCCACGAACTGTCTAAGCTCCAGGATCGCGTACCAGCCTTTTCCTACGAACAAACCAAGCAAATTATCGAAGCAGACCTCGGCAAACCGATTAATGTCCTGTTTCGCAGCTTCGACCCAGTGCCCCTCGCGGCGGCGAGCCTCGGCCAAGTCCACAAAGCCCAACTCCACAGCGGTGAAGAAGTGGTGGTCAAAGTCCAGCGGCCGGGCCTGAAACAGCTTTTTACCATTGATTTAGCAATCCTCAAAAAAATTGCCTGGTATTTCCAAAACCACCCCCGTTGGGGCAAAAACCGCGACTGGCTTGGGATTTATGCCGAATGTTGTCGTATCCTTTGGCAGGAGGTGGATTATCTCCAGGAAGGGCGCAGTGCCGATACTTTCCGGCGTAATTTCCGGGGAATAGACTGGGTGAAAGTGCCGAAGGTCTACTGGCGTTATGCCTCGCCACGGGTGTTGACCTTAGAATATGTGCCGGGCATTAAAATTAGCCATTACGAAGCCCTGGAAGCGGCGGGCCTAGAGCGCAAAAAATTGGCCAAACTCAGCGCCCGGGCCTATCTGCAACAATTGTTGAATGATGGTTTCTTCCATGCCGATCCCCACCCCGGTAATCTGGCGGTGAGTCCCGATGGGTCGCTCATTTTCTATGATTTTGGGATGATGGGGGAAATCAAGGCCAATGTCAAAGCTGGCCTCATGGAAACGATGCTGGGGATTACGGAAAAGAATGCCGATCGGGTAATGAACTCCCTGGTTACCCTAGGGGCCTTGGAAGCAACTGGAGACCTGGCACCGGTACGCCGTTCGATCCAATTCATGTTGGATAATTTTATGGACAAGCCCTTTGAGGCCCAATCGATTACGGCGATTAGTGATGACCTTTACGAAATTGCCTACGACCAGCCCTTCCGGTTTCCGGCAACCTTTACCTTTGTGATGCGTGCTTTTTCTACCTTAGAAGGGGTTGGCAAAGGTCTTGATCCAGAGTTTAACTTTATGGCGGTGGCCCAACCCTTCGCCCTCCAGGTTATGAGTGAAAATTTACCCAGTGGCAGCAACATTATTGACCAGTTAGGACGCCAGGCGGCGCAACTGAGCACCTCCACCTTTGGTCTACCACGGCGCATTGAAGACACCATCGACAAACTAGACCGGGGAGATATTCGCATCCGGGTGCGGGCCCAGGAGTCTGACCGACTGCTCCGCAAATTGGGGGGAATGCAACTGGCGACGAATTATACGTTGATTTTTTGTGCGCTGATTTTGTCTGCTACGCTGTTATTTGTGAATGGCTCATTCATTCCGACGGCTGTAGTGGGGGCGATCGCCTTGGTGCCTGGTTGGGCATTATGGCGTCTCCTTAAAAAACTAGATCGCTACGACCGCAAATTTTAG
- a CDS encoding DUF6825 family protein, whose translation MNNPVLQALAYGRAFAEVLKERVEDSLTDLLSDLGKFDAERNQWFQEFAQEVQARAEREAANQGNSSRPITIDIDGDDRPADLQEMIDNLRAEIASLKAELKQYRDTQN comes from the coding sequence ATGAACAACCCCGTCCTCCAAGCCCTGGCCTATGGCCGCGCCTTTGCAGAAGTCCTCAAAGAGAGGGTAGAAGATAGTTTGACGGATCTACTCAGCGATCTCGGTAAATTCGATGCCGAACGCAATCAATGGTTTCAAGAGTTTGCCCAAGAAGTCCAGGCCCGCGCCGAACGGGAAGCGGCTAATCAAGGTAATTCTAGCCGCCCCATTACTATCGACATTGATGGCGACGATCGCCCCGCTGACCTCCAGGAAATGATCGACAATCTCCGGGCAGAAATTGCGAGCCTCAAAGCGGAACTCAAGCAATATCGCGATACCCAAAATTAA
- the leuD gene encoding 3-isopropylmalate dehydratase small subunit produces MSSEIKQVSGTGIPLRGNDIDTDRIIPARFLKCVTFDGLGEQAFADDRQQLDGQHPFDLAQYQGANILVINGNFGCGSSREHAPQALLKWGIEAIVGESFAEIFFGNCLANGVPCVTADRATVEALQSQLEANPQAATSVDLENLTVSCGDWSGQITLGEGARQALLAGTWDSCGQLVANQAEIATTATKLPYLAWA; encoded by the coding sequence ATGAGCAGCGAAATCAAGCAAGTTTCTGGCACAGGGATCCCGCTCCGGGGCAACGACATCGACACAGACCGCATCATTCCCGCACGGTTCCTCAAGTGTGTGACCTTCGATGGCCTTGGGGAACAAGCTTTTGCAGATGATCGCCAACAACTAGACGGCCAGCATCCCTTTGATTTAGCCCAGTATCAAGGCGCGAATATCCTCGTGATTAATGGTAACTTTGGCTGCGGTTCTTCGCGGGAACATGCTCCCCAGGCCCTTTTGAAATGGGGAATTGAGGCCATTGTCGGCGAAAGTTTTGCGGAAATTTTCTTTGGGAACTGCCTCGCCAACGGCGTCCCCTGTGTGACGGCGGATCGGGCCACTGTAGAAGCGTTACAAAGTCAGTTAGAGGCCAACCCCCAGGCGGCCACCAGCGTAGATCTAGAAAATTTGACGGTATCCTGCGGTGATTGGTCAGGCCAGATCACGCTCGGGGAAGGCGCTAGACAAGCATTACTCGCTGGCACTTGGGATAGTTGCGGTCAATTGGTGGCCAACCAAGCGGAGATTGCCACAACGGCGACAAAATTGCCTTACCTTGCATGGGCTTAA
- the queD gene encoding 6-carboxytetrahydropterin synthase QueD — MAQWELYKEFRFEAAHQLPHHDGKCARLHGHSWVMRVYLRGDRLQETGPKQGMLFDFGEIKKYVQPLLDQYLDHYHLNDSLGMESPTSEAIAQWIYGELKKANLPGLAAVEIKETCTAGCIYTED, encoded by the coding sequence ATGGCCCAATGGGAACTCTATAAAGAATTTCGCTTTGAGGCAGCCCACCAACTGCCCCACCACGATGGCAAATGTGCTCGTCTCCATGGCCATAGTTGGGTCATGCGAGTTTATCTGCGGGGCGATCGCCTCCAGGAAACCGGGCCGAAACAAGGAATGCTTTTCGATTTCGGTGAAATTAAAAAATATGTCCAACCCCTCTTGGATCAATACCTCGATCACTACCATTTAAACGATTCCCTGGGGATGGAAAGTCCCACCAGCGAGGCGATCGCCCAATGGATTTACGGCGAGCTTAAAAAAGCCAATTTGCCAGGGTTAGCGGCGGTAGAAATTAAAGAGACCTGTACCGCAGGTTGCATCTACACCGAAGACTAA
- a CDS encoding FGGY-family carbohydrate kinase, whose amino-acid sequence MTALFSLGIDFGTSGARAIAITEHREIVQTVTVHSLEQTPQGWREALWHLLAAFNREIRQNLQAIAINGTSGTVLLCDDDGKPCTEALLYNDDRGKTVLPMLQTLAPPQHLVQSATSSLAKLLWFESQDLTTPASYFLHQADWLSGLLHGNFGQSDYHNALKLGYDVENLRYPPWLQRYPLFDLLPQVQTPGGGKQNILATIAQRFGINPHCQICAGTTDSIAAFIASGASEVGEAVTSLGSTLVLKLLGDRPVQDLAAGVYSHRFGHLWLSGGASNTGGAVLKHYFDATQLQDLSVSIDPTADSGLDYYPLLKPGDRFPFNDPNLPPRLTPRPTKPRQFLQGLLEGIARIEAQGYRRLEDLGSPRVERVFTAGGGAQNPVWTKIRARYLSCPVLISPQPDAAYGTALLAQRGLLRI is encoded by the coding sequence ATGACCGCATTGTTCTCCCTGGGCATTGATTTCGGCACTTCCGGGGCACGGGCGATCGCCATTACGGAACATCGTGAAATTGTCCAGACCGTTACGGTTCATTCCCTAGAACAAACGCCCCAGGGCTGGCGTGAGGCGCTCTGGCATTTACTCGCGGCATTCAATCGGGAGATTCGTCAAAATCTCCAGGCGATCGCCATTAATGGCACCTCCGGGACGGTCTTACTCTGTGATGACGACGGCAAGCCCTGTACAGAAGCCCTGCTTTATAACGATGACCGGGGCAAAACCGTTTTGCCAATGCTGCAAACCCTGGCCCCGCCCCAACATCTCGTGCAATCGGCCACGTCTAGCCTCGCCAAATTACTCTGGTTTGAATCCCAGGATTTGACTACCCCAGCTAGCTATTTTCTCCACCAGGCGGATTGGCTAAGTGGCCTGCTCCACGGCAACTTTGGCCAAAGCGATTATCACAATGCGTTGAAACTCGGCTATGACGTCGAAAATTTACGTTATCCCCCTTGGTTACAACGGTACCCTCTGTTTGATTTATTGCCCCAGGTGCAAACGCCCGGTGGTGGCAAACAGAACATTTTAGCGACCATTGCCCAGCGGTTTGGCATTAATCCCCATTGTCAAATTTGTGCCGGAACCACCGATAGCATTGCCGCCTTTATCGCCAGTGGAGCCTCTGAGGTTGGGGAGGCGGTGACGTCCCTCGGTTCAACCTTGGTATTGAAATTGCTCGGCGATCGCCCCGTTCAGGATCTTGCGGCTGGGGTTTATAGTCATCGCTTCGGGCATCTTTGGTTGAGCGGTGGTGCATCTAATACAGGAGGGGCTGTCCTGAAACATTATTTCGACGCAACCCAATTGCAAGACCTCAGTGTTTCCATCGACCCTACCGCAGACAGTGGTTTAGATTATTATCCTCTACTTAAACCGGGCGATCGCTTTCCGTTCAATGATCCCAACTTACCGCCGCGCCTCACTCCCCGTCCGACAAAGCCGAGACAATTCCTCCAGGGACTCTTAGAAGGGATAGCTCGCATTGAGGCCCAGGGTTATCGTCGATTAGAAGATTTAGGTTCCCCTCGAGTAGAAAGGGTATTTACAGCAGGGGGCGGTGCCCAAAATCCAGTATGGACAAAAATCCGTGCCCGTTACCTCAGTTGTCCTGTGCTCATTTCGCCCCAACCGGACGCCGCCTATGGCACTGCTCTCCTCGCCCAACGGGGGCTACTCAGGATCTAA
- a CDS encoding serine/threonine-protein kinase: MQSSLINGRYQIVKTLGQGGFGDTFLVKDLQLPSQRQCVLKSLKVQATSPQTVQEMQRRFQREAAILEGLGEKHNQIPKLYAYFEEQGRFYLVQEWIDGLTLQDIVKQQGSLSPLQVQQILLDLLPVLQLVHDQYIIHRDIKPENIILRSSDRKPVLIDFGAVKEALTTAIHLDLSQPVSVAIGTPGYMAPEQGTGRPVYSSDLYGLGFTAIFLLTGQSPQQFPNDPQTGELIWQQDFPYLQTPLGQVIAKAVKFHPRDRFPTAQAMLNALRNAGGTAAAPAPVVNGNQTTATRVVGSPAVARRSTTLPTSTTAPQPQETENGGCWRLAILTVLFSGIGISAGIWLTFALVGRSPEPQTFPEDPALNTESNPPVIDTPLPEPTPEPEPEPAPEPTPEPEPEPIPEPEPEPEPSPEPTPSPGEIPLIPVGTPGAAIPQIISVPPTDQRPGFWGDSTAILYRNYGPANVSLGYIVDNTTGTLAQTEITFPVGTDLSVIQQTLSGLLPEGVPPEVSQAVASVYNRNSSSQSFTTSNHRGQIKRNDSDRLYVGVWSPDFHD, encoded by the coding sequence ATGCAATCTTCCTTGATCAATGGCCGTTACCAAATCGTGAAGACCCTCGGACAGGGTGGATTTGGGGATACCTTTTTGGTGAAAGACCTACAACTGCCCTCCCAACGGCAATGTGTACTGAAATCCCTCAAGGTACAGGCCACCAGTCCCCAAACTGTCCAGGAGATGCAGCGGCGCTTTCAGCGGGAAGCCGCCATCCTCGAAGGCCTAGGGGAAAAACATAACCAAATCCCCAAGCTCTACGCCTACTTTGAGGAGCAGGGACGATTTTATTTGGTGCAAGAATGGATCGATGGGCTGACCCTCCAGGACATCGTTAAGCAGCAGGGCAGCCTAAGCCCGCTCCAGGTACAACAAATTTTGCTGGACTTGTTACCCGTCCTCCAATTAGTCCATGACCAATACATCATTCACCGGGACATTAAGCCAGAAAATATTATTCTGCGCAGCAGCGATCGCAAACCCGTTTTAATTGACTTTGGGGCCGTTAAAGAAGCCCTTACCACCGCCATTCACCTGGACTTGAGCCAGCCCGTCTCCGTGGCGATCGGCACCCCCGGCTACATGGCCCCCGAACAGGGCACCGGGCGTCCCGTCTATTCCAGCGATTTGTATGGCCTAGGATTTACGGCGATTTTTCTCCTCACCGGCCAATCTCCCCAACAGTTTCCCAATGATCCCCAAACGGGAGAACTGATTTGGCAGCAGGATTTTCCCTATTTGCAAACGCCCCTGGGTCAAGTGATTGCTAAGGCCGTAAAATTTCATCCCCGCGATCGCTTTCCCACGGCCCAAGCAATGTTAAACGCTCTCCGCAATGCAGGGGGAACTGCGGCGGCGCCGGCCCCAGTTGTCAATGGCAATCAAACCACTGCCACCCGGGTTGTGGGGTCGCCAGCTGTGGCAAGACGCAGCACCACTTTACCGACAAGCACCACCGCCCCCCAACCCCAGGAAACGGAAAATGGTGGCTGTTGGCGTTTGGCGATTCTCACGGTTTTGTTTAGCGGCATCGGCATCAGTGCCGGGATTTGGTTGACCTTTGCCCTCGTTGGGCGATCGCCTGAACCCCAAACCTTCCCCGAAGATCCAGCCCTAAATACAGAGAGTAATCCGCCTGTTATTGATACTCCCCTACCGGAACCGACCCCGGAGCCAGAACCGGAGCCGGCACCTGAACCCACTCCAGAGCCAGAACCCGAACCCATTCCAGAGCCGGAGCCGGAGCCAGAACCCTCCCCAGAACCGACTCCCAGCCCCGGAGAAATACCTTTAATTCCCGTGGGCACTCCCGGTGCCGCCATTCCCCAAATTATTTCCGTGCCCCCCACCGATCAACGGCCTGGATTTTGGGGCGATAGTACAGCAATTTTGTATCGCAACTATGGCCCGGCGAATGTCAGCCTCGGCTACATTGTTGACAACACGACGGGCACCCTGGCCCAAACAGAAATTACGTTTCCGGTGGGAACTGACCTCAGCGTGATCCAACAAACCCTCAGTGGTCTTTTACCCGAAGGTGTGCCCCCGGAGGTGAGCCAAGCTGTGGCTAGCGTCTATAACCGCAATAGTAGTTCTCAATCTTTCACCACCAGCAATCATCGAGGTCAAATTAAACGCAACGACAGCGATCGCCTTTATGTTGGTGTTTGGTCGCCTGATTTTCACGATTAG